The following are from one region of the Halarsenatibacter silvermanii genome:
- a CDS encoding cation:proton antiporter, with translation MDILLTLGLVILLGVLGGELAKKLDFPSVTGYLFTGILLGPSLLGLVDASVLTSIDPIIDFALGLIGFSLGGELKVRFLQKNWDDFGLIFLGESFLTLILVVIPVYAFSGSFPLAVVLGVLATASAPASVLSTLNEKKATGDFPELLKSMVALDSLFCITLFSFTTILLKGYFYDAGNGSGVLLQLGYELGLALLAGFLIGTVTIIIINRVLEERKRLVLLTGIIFLAVGAANQLGLSYLLVTLTAGIMIVNLTPNFGRFFTSLHVIDTPVLVLFLTLAGASLELQALPQLGFLGVIYITFRTLGKIAGSTLGSYACGFLTGNCSHVEPQIRKYLGFALIPQAGIAVGLALMAEQELPLPEDAAVTTILGAIIFFQLVGPFMLNFALKRTNDFTEKNLQK, from the coding sequence ATGGATATTCTGCTGACGCTGGGCCTGGTAATATTGCTGGGAGTTTTGGGGGGAGAGCTGGCCAAAAAGCTGGATTTTCCCTCGGTTACGGGGTATCTTTTCACTGGAATATTGTTGGGACCTTCACTTCTGGGGCTGGTTGATGCTTCTGTTCTGACATCGATTGATCCCATAATCGATTTTGCCCTGGGATTGATAGGTTTTTCGCTGGGAGGCGAGCTCAAGGTCAGATTTTTACAGAAAAACTGGGATGATTTTGGCCTGATTTTTCTGGGCGAAAGCTTCTTGACGCTCATTCTGGTAGTTATACCGGTCTATGCTTTTTCCGGCAGCTTCCCGCTGGCAGTGGTGCTGGGCGTACTGGCCACGGCCAGTGCTCCGGCCAGTGTGCTTTCAACCCTGAACGAAAAGAAAGCGACCGGTGATTTTCCTGAGCTTTTAAAATCTATGGTAGCACTCGATAGTCTTTTCTGCATCACTCTTTTTTCTTTTACGACCATTTTGCTCAAAGGATATTTTTATGACGCTGGAAATGGAAGCGGTGTCCTGCTCCAGCTCGGCTACGAGCTGGGACTGGCTCTTTTAGCGGGATTTTTGATAGGAACGGTGACAATTATAATAATAAACAGGGTATTGGAAGAAAGAAAAAGGCTTGTTCTGCTGACGGGAATAATCTTTCTGGCAGTAGGCGCTGCCAATCAGCTGGGGCTTTCTTATCTGCTGGTGACCCTGACCGCCGGAATTATGATAGTAAATCTCACTCCTAACTTTGGCAGATTTTTTACCTCTCTGCACGTCATAGACACTCCGGTTTTGGTACTCTTTTTGACGCTGGCCGGAGCCAGTCTGGAACTTCAAGCCCTGCCCCAGCTGGGATTTCTGGGGGTAATTTACATCACCTTCCGGACCTTAGGTAAAATTGCTGGAAGCACCCTTGGCTCATACGCCTGTGGATTTTTGACCGGAAATTGCAGCCATGTTGAGCCTCAGATTCGTAAATATCTCGGTTTTGCGCTCATACCTCAAGCAGGGATAGCAGTCGGCCTGGCCCTTATGGCCGAGCAGGAACTGCCCCTGCCCGAAGATGCCGCAGTTACAACTATACTGGGGGCGATTATTTTCTTTCAGCTGGTGGGACCGTTTATGCTGAATTTTGCTTTAAAACGGACGAATGATTTTACTGAGAAAAATCTTCAAAAGTGA
- a CDS encoding SagB/ThcOx family dehydrogenase has protein sequence MLKFFRNSLAGWKSVFLITILAALVFGLPYLSGTTGTAEETGERIDLPEAKVEKGVAEAIYERLSVREFTDENLKKEEIGHLAWAGEGITVDGVSGPTRSSPSAGATDPLKIHLAVSGVEDLKPGIYEYDTENHELIKKLKGDRGEELAGAALGQQAIADAPAVFLVTADYTRTTSRYGERGITYVHIEAGHAAQNINLMAEQMGLGAVMIGAFEDEAVVEIAGLDEKEPLLIMPVGYEN, from the coding sequence ATGCTCAAATTTTTCAGGAACAGCCTGGCAGGCTGGAAATCTGTTTTTCTAATAACTATTTTGGCAGCTTTAGTTTTCGGTTTGCCGTATTTGAGCGGCACCACAGGGACAGCTGAAGAAACAGGGGAGAGAATTGATCTTCCCGAAGCTAAAGTGGAGAAGGGCGTAGCCGAAGCTATTTACGAAAGGTTGTCGGTGCGAGAATTTACTGATGAGAACCTGAAAAAAGAAGAGATTGGTCATCTCGCCTGGGCGGGAGAAGGTATCACCGTGGACGGAGTTTCAGGACCAACCCGTTCGTCTCCTTCGGCAGGAGCTACTGATCCTTTAAAAATTCATCTGGCTGTCTCGGGAGTGGAAGATCTGAAACCGGGTATTTATGAGTACGATACGGAAAATCATGAACTCATTAAAAAGTTGAAAGGTGATCGCGGGGAAGAGCTGGCCGGCGCTGCTCTGGGGCAGCAGGCCATCGCAGATGCTCCGGCAGTATTTCTGGTGACAGCTGACTATACGAGGACTACTTCACGTTACGGAGAAAGAGGTATCACGTATGTTCATATAGAAGCCGGACATGCAGCACAAAATATAAATCTTATGGCTGAACAGATGGGGCTGGGGGCTGTGATGATAGGGGCTTTTGAGGATGAAGCTGTAGTAGAAATTGCCGGACTGGATGAAAAAGAGCCGCTGCTCATAATGCCGGTAGGATATGAGAATTAA